In a genomic window of Plectropomus leopardus isolate mb chromosome 6, YSFRI_Pleo_2.0, whole genome shotgun sequence:
- the elmod3 gene encoding ELMO domain-containing protein 3, giving the protein MTTEAFRGHHQEHARQPTHSYAMEEDIDVTSHTEGLNGLSRECKPLEDITNGHSNHKPVMNGLIISHNVKDHTNGSAPLRSLPISALKQNGLLQTLAAGGDQPKPAEENVELEKARQEWEALENVQPALTEDLNPTPLISFNEALQYFQTTDLGDLLKNIQPTIRRTGLAAITHFLFGPPRLHRELLEERDLVFAIAQCHVDNSQTVHMRVLQTIYKRLIGSRLDCPRFGAHWENIGFQGADPATDLRGTGFLGLMHTLYFVMDPETLPLARDIYKLSQHPTQNFPFSVMSINMTRIALQVLREEALSKECNRRQQVVGVLNEFYVATYLHLYQLWKTQQKTIVDSGFVLKEVELFAKKNPKQMLRRLEVFLKERRAGGIPRGTSPDPQAQQPSPSLGARAGTGQGSKGKEMHFTGVCDLPPDMEGEARLI; this is encoded by the exons ATGACTACAGAAGCCTTTAGAGGCCACCATCAGGAACACGCTCGCCAGCCAACACACTCATATGCAATGGAGGAAGACATTGATGTCACATCACACACTGAG GGCCTGAATGGTTTGTCCCGTGAATGTAAACCATTAGAGGATATCACTAACGGACACTCCAACCATAAGCCT GTCATGAACGGACTGATAATTAGTCATAATGTCAAAGACCACACCAATGGCAGCGCACCACTCAGATCCCTGCCA ATTTCAGCACTGAAGCAGAACGGTCTTCTGCAGACCCTGGCAGCCGGAGGGGACCAGCCTAAACctgcag AGGAAAATGTGGAGTTGGAAAAGGCCAGACAGGAGTGGGAGGCTCTCGAGAACGTCCAACCAG CTCTCACTGAGGACTTGAACCCAACCCCGCTCATTTCCTTCAATGAAGCCCTGCAGTACTTCCAGACCACAGACCTCGGGGACTTGCTG AAGAACATCCAGCCAACCATTCGCAGGACAGGTCTGGCCGCGATCACACACTTCCTCTTTGGACCACCACGGCTGCACAGGGAACTCCTGGAGGAGAGGGATCTGGTCTTTGCCATCgctcagt GCCATGTGGACAACAGCCAAACAGTCCACATGCGTGTCCTTCAGACCATTTATAAGAGGCTGATTGGAAGCAGGCTGGACTGTCCTCGCTTTGGGGCGCACTGGGAAAACATCGGCTTTCAGG GTGCAGACCCAGCCACTGACCTACGTGGCACTGGTTTCCTTGGATTGATGCATACGCTGTACTTTGTGATGGACCCAGAGACTCTACCGTTGGCTAGAGACATCTACAAGTTATCACAACACCCTACACAG AACTTTCCATTCAGTGTGATGTCAATCAACATGACCCGCATTGCTCTGCAAGTACTTAGAGAGGAAGCCTTGTCCAA GGAGTGCAATCGTCGTCAGCAAGTGGTTGGTGTGCTGAATGAGTTCTACGTTGCCACGTATCTGCACCTGTACCAACTGTGGAAGACCCAACAGAAGACCATCGTTGACTCTGGCTTTGTGCtaaaag AAGTGGAGCTGTTTGCCAAAAAGAACCCCAAGCAGATGCTGCGCCGACTAGAGGTCTTCCTGAAAGAGAGGCGGGCAGGTGGAATCCCCCGTGGGACGTCGCCAGACCCTCAGGCCCAACAGCCCTCTCCCAGCCTGGGGGCCAGAGCCGGGACGGGACAGGGAAGCAAAGGAAAGGAGATGCACTTCACGGGAGTGTGTGATCTACCGCCAGACATGGAGGGAGAGGCCAGACTCATCTAA
- the star gene encoding steroidogenic acute regulatory protein, mitochondrial, which translates to MLPATFKLCAGISYRHMRNMTGLRKNALVAIHHELNRLAGPGPSNWISQVRRRSSLLSSRIEEERYSEEEMSYVKQGEDALQKAISILGEQDGWTIETVAANGDKVLSKVLPDIGKVFKLEVMLEQHPDNLYEELVGNMEQMGEWNPNVKQVKILQKIGQDTMVTHEVSAETPGNLVGPRDFVSVRCAKRRGSTCFLAGMSTQHAKMPEQRGVVRAENGPTCIVMKPCAEDPKKTKFTWLLSLDLKGWIPKTIINKVLSQTQVDFANHLRQRMANNVSMEMAHAC; encoded by the exons ATGCTGCCTGCAACCTTCAAACTGTGTGCTGGCATCTCCTATCGGCACATGAGGAACATGACAG GTTTGAGGAAGAATGCCTTGGTGGCCATTCACCACGAGCTGAACAGACTGGCAGGTCCAGGCCCCAGTAACTGGATCAGCCAGGTCCGCCGACGAAGCTCCCTCCTCA GTTCTCGGATTGAAGAGGAAAGGTACAGTGAGGAGGAGATGTCTTATGTGAAGCAAGGTGAAGATGCGCTGCAGAAGGCCATAAGCATCCTCGGCGAACAGGACGGCTGGACCATTGAAACTGTAGCC GCAAATGGAGACAAAGTCCTGAGTAAGGTCTTACCTGACATTGGGAAGGTGTTCAAGCTTGAGGTGATGTTGGAGCAACATCCTGACAATCTTTATGAAGAGCTGGTGGGAAATATGGAGCAAATGGGGGAGTGGAACCCAAATGTTAAACAGGTCAAG ATCCTTCAGAAGATTGGCCAAGACACAATGGTTACCCATGAGGTTTCTGCAGAGACGCCAGGCAATTTGGTGGGACCGAGGGACTTTGTTAGTGTCCGCTGTGCAAAGCGACGGGGCTCCACGTGCTTCCTGGCTGGAATGTCCACTCAGCACGCGAAAATGCCCGAGCAGAGGGGAGTGGTGAG AGCAGAGAATGGGCCAACCTGTATAGTGATGAAACCCTGTGCTGAGGACCCCAAAAAGACCAAGTTTACCTGGTTACTAAGTTTAGATCTAAAG GGCTGGATACCAAAGACAATCATCAACAAAGTGCTCTCTCAGACGCAGGTGGACTTTGCCAACCACCTCAGGCAAAGGATGGCTAATAATGTTTCTATGGAGATGGCTCACGCCTGCTGA